The genomic interval AACAGTTGAATTATTAGGTCAGTCAATGCGTTTTAAAACAGATCGTGGTGTCTTTTCAAAAAATGGAATTGATTATGGTTCTCGTGTTTTATTAGAAAACTATCAACCTGAAAGTGCAAAAAGTCTTTTAGATGTTGGGTGTGGTTATGGAACATTAGGGTTAACCTTAGCTAAAAAGTTTGATTTAGATGTGACAATGGTTGATGTCAATAGTCGGGCACTTGATTTATGCCGTCAAAACGCGATTGACAATGCTGTCAGTAATAGTAAAATTGAACTTTCAAATATTTATGAGTCTGTCAGTGAAAAATATGATGCGATTATCTCGAATCCGCCAATTAGGGCCGGTAAAGAAGTGGTCCATGAAATTTTAGCTGGTGCTTTTGGTCACTTAAATGATGGAGGGCATTTGACGATTGTTATCCAAAAGAAACAGGGTGCCCCGTCTGCTCGAAAGAAAATGGAAGAAGTATTTGGTAATTGTCAGCTTGTAGCCAGAGACAAAGGATACTTTATTTTAAGAAGTTATAAAAATATATAATTATTGATAAGATAAAACGAGGAGGAGCCTATGACCTATCGGATGGTTGATCTCATTCAAAAGAAAAGAGATGGTGGTGAATTTAGCCAAGCTGAAATCGATTGGATGATTGAAAATTATGTCAAAGGAATCGTGCCAGACTATCAAATGTCAGCACTTGCGATGGCAATTTATTTTAAAGGGATGACAACAGAAGAAACTGCTCATCTCACGATGGCAATGGTTCATTCAGGAAAAGAATTCGATTTGACTGATATTGCCGGAATCAAGGTTGATAAACATTCTACTGGTGGAGTGGGTGATAAAGTAACACTTATTTTAGCTCCGCTTGTAGCGTCATTTGGGGTTCCTGTTGCGAAAATGTCTGGTCGTGGGCTTGGACATACGGGAGGAACTTTGGACAAATTGGAGTCAATTCCTGGCTTCAAATTTGAAAAAACGGAAAAAGAATTTATTGATCAGGTCAAAGAAACAGGAATTGCCATAATTGGGCAATCCGATGAACTTGTTAAAGCCGATAAATTACTCTATGCTCTTCGAGATGTCACAGCAACTGTTGATATTATTCCTCTAATTGCTAGTTCTGTCATGTCCAAAAAAATTGCCGCAGGCTCTGACGCCATTCTACTAGATGTAACCGTAGGGGATGGGGCTTTTATGAAGTCGGTTGAAGATGCTCGCCTTCTCGCTCAAACAATGGTTGACCTTGGTAAATCTGTAGGACGAGAAACCGTCGCTGTCATCACAAATATGAGTCAGCCTCTTGGTTTTGCTATCGGAAATCGAAATGAAATGACTGAAGCAGTTCATACTCTACAAGGAAAAGCGCCAAAGGAATTCCAAGAATTTATTGCGGAACTTGCCCAAATTATGCTGCAACTTGCGGGACTTGAAAAATCAATTCCTGAAATTTTAGAGCATTTTACTAATGGTTTAGCTTACGGAAAATTTGTTGAAATGGTCAAGGCCCAAGGTGGTGACCCAACTGCCTTTGACTATTTGACAGCTCCTCTTCAAGTAAAATATCAAGTGGAAATTAAAGCAGATAAATCAGGATTTATTAGTGAAGAAAAAGCCTTAGGAATTGGTCTTCTTGCTATGAAATTAGGAGCAGGACGTGCAACTAAGACTGATGATATTGATTTTGAAGCAGGTGTTACTCTGACGAAAAAGGTAGGAGATAAGGTGAGTGCCGGTGAAGTCATTGCTCAGCTTTATTCCAACCGCGAAATTACTGACGAATTAGTTGCTGAATTTAATGACAGTTTGGTCATTAGTGATCAACAAGTTCATCAAAAAGAAATTCTAGAAATTATCAGATAAGATGAAAAATGATTTAAAAATCCCAACACCTGTTATGGCCCTGCAAGTTATCTTGTCAGCTTTGGCTGGAGCAGCGACCAAATTGTACTTACAAAATTTTGGTTGGCTTATTCAACTTATTGCTTTTATCATTATCTTCGTTGTAGTCTATCTCATCGTTGGAATGATTTACTTAAGATTAAAAAAATAGAAAGAACATAAAATGCAAATTAATAAATATATTGACCACACTATTCTTAAAGCCGATGCTCCAAAATCTAAAGTTCAACAAATAATTGATGAAGCAAAAAAATATGATTTCATGAGCGTTTGTATTAACCCAACATGGGTAAGTTATGCCAGTCAAGAACTTAAAGACTCAGACGTTAAAGTATGTACAGTAATTGGTTTTCCTTTAGGTGCTAATACTTCTGAACTCAAAGCTTTTGAAGCTAAAAACGCTATTGAAAATGGTGCTGATGAAATTGACATGGTCATTAATATTGGCGCAGCCAAATCTAAGGATTGGAATCTTGTTGAGTCAGATATCGCAGCTGTCAACGCAGTAAAAGGTGATAAACTTCTTAAAGTTATCATTGAAACAAGCCTTTTAACTGACGATGAAAAGATTAAAGCTTGCCAAATTGCTAAAGCAGTTGGTGCTGATTTTGTCAAAACTTCAACAGGCTTCTCAACAGGTGGAGCGACTGTTCATGATGTAAAATTAATGCGTCAAACGGTTGGCCCAGATATGGGAGTTAAGGCTTCTGGTGGAGTTCATAATCTTGAAGAAGCAAAAGCAATGATTGATGCTGGTGCAACACGTCTTGGTGTTTCGGCTGGTGTTGCAATTATGGAAGGTCTGACTTCAAATGACAACTACTAAAAAAATGATTGCTGCCGCACGCGAAGCGGCGAGTTTGGCATATGTTCCTTACTCTCATTTTCCTGTAGGAGCAGCTTTTCATACAACTGATGGTCGAATTATCACAGGTTGTAATATTGAAAATGCTAGTTTTGGACTTTCTAATTGTGCTGAACGAACAGCTATTTTTAAAGCAATATCAGAAGGCCTGAAAGATTTTGATGCTCTTTATGTATTCGGAGAAACAGAAGAACCAATTAGCCCTTGTGGTGCTTGTAGACAAGTTATTGCAGAATTTTGTCCAGCAGATATGCCAGTTTTTTTGATTTCTAAAAATGATAATGTAAAAGAAACTTCAGTTGAGGAACTTTTACCATATTCTTTCAAAAATCTTGATTAAAATAAAATTGATATGCTATCAACAGGTAGCATATTAATTTGCAACTAAAGTAAGCGCTTTATCTTTTTTCTTTTAAAAAATGTAAAAATGGTAATTACTGATAAATATGAATAATTCTTAGTAATTGATAGGTTATTTCCGAACATTTAGCGAGAAAAAGGGATATTCAGCTTATTTGGACTTGCAAAAAGGCTAAATATATCTTAAAATAGTCTTAAGCTATATTTAGCCAAACAAAACTCGGAGGATACCCTTTCCATGAAAAAACGTGTAATCGCAGTTAGTGCTCTCGCACTTGCATCAGTCGCAGTCCTTGCAGGATGCCGTTCACATGACGCAGCCGGATCAGGTAAAGCAAAAACTGACCTTAAAGCAGCAATCGTCACCGATACTGGTGGTGTAAACGACCGTTCATTTAACCAATCCGCTTGGGAAGGTCTTCAAAGCTGGGGGAAAGAAAATAACCTGAAAAAAGGTACAGGATACACTTATTTCCAATCTAACTCTGCTTCAGATTATACAACTAACTATAACTCTGCGGAACAACAAGGCTACAAACTTTTGTTTGGTATCGGATTCTCTTTACAAGATGCAACATCAGCTGCAGCAAAAAATAATCCTAAATCTAACTTTGTAATCGTTGACTCAGTCATCAAAGACCAAAAAAATGTGGCATCAGCAACTTTTGCTGATAACGAAAGTGCCTACCTTGCTGGTGTAGCTGCCGCAAAAGCAACTAAGACTAACAAAATTGGTTTCATCGGTGGAATGCAATCAGATGTTATTACACGTTTTGAAAAAGGTTATGAAGCTGGAGCTAAATCTGTAAACCCAGATATTAAAGTTGATGTTCAATATGCGGGATCTTTCTCTGACGCGGCCAAGGGTAAAACAATTGCTGCAGCTATGTACGGTGCTGGTGATGACGTAGTTTATCAATGTGCTGGTGGTGTAGGAACTGGTGTCTTCAGTGAAGCTAAAGCATTGAACTCAACTAAAAATGAGGCTGACAAAGTTTGGGTTATCGGTGTTGACCAAGACCAAGAATATCTTGGAAAATACAAATCTAAAGACGGTAAAGATTCTAACTTTGTACTTGTATCAACAATCAAAGAAGTTGGTAATGTTGTAAAAGATATCGCTGACAAGACTAAAGATGGTAAATTCCCTGGTGGAACAATCGTTACTTATGACCTTAAAAATGGTGGGGTTAACTTAGGACTTGACAGTGCAAATTCAGAAATCAAAGATGCAGTTGCTAAAGCAAAAGCAGATATTATTGATGGAAAAATCACTGTTCCTTCAAAATAATTGAATACTGATAAAAGATAAAAAAGAGTTAGTTATATTAACTAATTCTTTTTTTATAAATTAAAAGCTAATAGAAGATAGGATTTGCGATTATTTTAAATGTTCTTTATTTGTAAGTCATATGAACTGTGATATAATGGTAGACAGATATTAAAGTGGTATATATTGTTATTATTTAGTTAGGGGGAACTATGGCAAGAAAATCAGTACCGAATTATGTAAAAATACATGATGCCTTAAAAGATGAAGTTGAAAAAGGCATCTGGAAAATTGGACAACGTCTTCCAAGCGAACGTGATTTGGCCGAGCGTTTTACTGTCAGTCGAATGACAGCAAGACAAGCGGTAACAGCTTTGGTTGATGAAGGAATTCTTGACCGTCGTGTGGGTTCTGGAACTTATGTTGCTAGCCGACGTGTTCGCGAAAAAATGCGTGGAACAACTTCCTTTACAGAAATTATCAGCTCACAAGGTAAAGTTCCTTCAACAGAAGTTTTGAGTTATATTAGAACGGCGCCAAATGAGGTTGAATGTGAAAAACTAAATATCACCAAAAAGGATTCCATCATCCGAATGGAGCGGATTCGTTATGCGGATAATGTTCCAATTTGTTATGAAGTGGCAAGCATTCCTTTCAAATTGGTCAAATCTTTTGATAAAAAAGAAATTACGAGTAACTTCTTTAAAACTTTAGAAAGTCACGGACATGTGATTGGTCGTAGTGAACAGATTGTTTCAGCTAAAAGAGTCAGTACAGAGGTTTCAGAGTATTTAAAAACAAGAGTTGGAGCTGCTATTCTTGGTTTAACTCAGGTTTCTTATTTAACAGATGGTACAGCTTTTGAATATGTCTTATCTCAATATGTTGGTGACCGTTTTGAATTTTATTTGGAAAGATAAAAAGGACTT from Lactococcus lactis carries:
- a CDS encoding class I SAM-dependent methyltransferase — encoded protein: MVKTNMYYEDNQDLSHDFQTLTVELLGQSMRFKTDRGVFSKNGIDYGSRVLLENYQPESAKSLLDVGCGYGTLGLTLAKKFDLDVTMVDVNSRALDLCRQNAIDNAVSNSKIELSNIYESVSEKYDAIISNPPIRAGKEVVHEILAGAFGHLNDGGHLTIVIQKKQGAPSARKKMEEVFGNCQLVARDKGYFILRSYKNI
- a CDS encoding pyrimidine-nucleoside phosphorylase, with the translated sequence MTYRMVDLIQKKRDGGEFSQAEIDWMIENYVKGIVPDYQMSALAMAIYFKGMTTEETAHLTMAMVHSGKEFDLTDIAGIKVDKHSTGGVGDKVTLILAPLVASFGVPVAKMSGRGLGHTGGTLDKLESIPGFKFEKTEKEFIDQVKETGIAIIGQSDELVKADKLLYALRDVTATVDIIPLIASSVMSKKIAAGSDAILLDVTVGDGAFMKSVEDARLLAQTMVDLGKSVGRETVAVITNMSQPLGFAIGNRNEMTEAVHTLQGKAPKEFQEFIAELAQIMLQLAGLEKSIPEILEHFTNGLAYGKFVEMVKAQGGDPTAFDYLTAPLQVKYQVEIKADKSGFISEEKALGIGLLAMKLGAGRATKTDDIDFEAGVTLTKKVGDKVSAGEVIAQLYSNREITDELVAEFNDSLVISDQQVHQKEILEIIR
- the deoC gene encoding deoxyribose-phosphate aldolase gives rise to the protein MQINKYIDHTILKADAPKSKVQQIIDEAKKYDFMSVCINPTWVSYASQELKDSDVKVCTVIGFPLGANTSELKAFEAKNAIENGADEIDMVINIGAAKSKDWNLVESDIAAVNAVKGDKLLKVIIETSLLTDDEKIKACQIAKAVGADFVKTSTGFSTGGATVHDVKLMRQTVGPDMGVKASGGVHNLEEAKAMIDAGATRLGVSAGVAIMEGLTSNDNY
- a CDS encoding cytidine deaminase — translated: MTTTKKMIAAAREAASLAYVPYSHFPVGAAFHTTDGRIITGCNIENASFGLSNCAERTAIFKAISEGLKDFDALYVFGETEEPISPCGACRQVIAEFCPADMPVFLISKNDNVKETSVEELLPYSFKNLD
- a CDS encoding BMP family lipoprotein, with the protein product MKKRVIAVSALALASVAVLAGCRSHDAAGSGKAKTDLKAAIVTDTGGVNDRSFNQSAWEGLQSWGKENNLKKGTGYTYFQSNSASDYTTNYNSAEQQGYKLLFGIGFSLQDATSAAAKNNPKSNFVIVDSVIKDQKNVASATFADNESAYLAGVAAAKATKTNKIGFIGGMQSDVITRFEKGYEAGAKSVNPDIKVDVQYAGSFSDAAKGKTIAAAMYGAGDDVVYQCAGGVGTGVFSEAKALNSTKNEADKVWVIGVDQDQEYLGKYKSKDGKDSNFVLVSTIKEVGNVVKDIADKTKDGKFPGGTIVTYDLKNGGVNLGLDSANSEIKDAVAKAKADIIDGKITVPSK
- a CDS encoding GntR family transcriptional regulator, which translates into the protein MARKSVPNYVKIHDALKDEVEKGIWKIGQRLPSERDLAERFTVSRMTARQAVTALVDEGILDRRVGSGTYVASRRVREKMRGTTSFTEIISSQGKVPSTEVLSYIRTAPNEVECEKLNITKKDSIIRMERIRYADNVPICYEVASIPFKLVKSFDKKEITSNFFKTLESHGHVIGRSEQIVSAKRVSTEVSEYLKTRVGAAILGLTQVSYLTDGTAFEYVLSQYVGDRFEFYLER